Proteins encoded together in one Amblyomma americanum isolate KBUSLIRL-KWMA chromosome 1, ASM5285725v1, whole genome shotgun sequence window:
- the LOC144128595 gene encoding uncharacterized protein LOC144128595: protein MPAAIRTYPTTRVILDATEIKCEVPFSLSLQSSSYSTYKTSNTFKGHIGVSPNCLVSFVSELYTGSISDREAIVKSDFLNLKFDKNDSVMADKGLLIEDLLASKNVKLDIPPFLHRNALSEQQVRETKEIASLRIHVERRIRRVKSFHIFDRPIPLTLAPIINQIWTVAAILTNFQSPLGKPSQPSRQQLATPTELMNE from the coding sequence ATGCCTGCAGCAATCAGGACGTATCCAACAACAAGGGTTATTTTGGATGCAACAGAGATAAAGTGTGAGGTGCCCTTCTCACTGTCGCTCCAGTCGAGCTCCTATTCTACTTACAAGACTTCAAATACCTTTAAAGGCCACATTGGTGTTTCACCAAACTGCTTAGTGAGCTTTGTGTCAGAGCTGTACACAGGTTCTATCTCAGACAGGGAGGCCATAGTGAAAAGTGATTTTCTGAACCTCAAGTTTGACAAAAATGATTCTGTCATGGCAGACAAGGGGTTATTGATTGAGGACCTTTTGGCAAGCAAAAATGTTAAGCTGGACATTCCACCATTTCTGCACAGGAATGCCCTCTCTGAACAACAAGTCAGGGAAACTAAGGAGATTGCTTCATTGAGGATCCATGTAGAAAGGAGAATAAGAAGGGTTAAATCATTTCATATCTTTGATCGGCCGATCCCACTCACCCTGGCTCCCATAATCAATCAAATCTGGACTGTGGCTGCTATTCTCACAAACTTTCAAAGCCCTTTGGGCAAACCTTCACAACCAAGCAGGCAACAGCTGGCAACTCCAACAGAGCTAATGAATGAATAA